Proteins from a single region of Orcinus orca chromosome 20, mOrcOrc1.1, whole genome shotgun sequence:
- the CLDND2 gene encoding claudin domain-containing protein 2: protein MGVKWSLQSGGTSLGFLANILTILSMATNYWIRYSGGHSGLWQECSGGTCSNISCQTMLAVTGACMVLAAGCSIVGLVMGLRILCQEGDSRGRTTSAIFFLCGLLQLIAMTGYTVKNAGKNDVFFSWSCFSGWLALPFSVLAGFCFLLADMIMQSTDAISGFPVCL, encoded by the exons ATGGGGGTGAAGTGGAGCCTTCAAAGTGGGGGCACCTCGCTGGGCTTCTTGGCCAACATCCTCACCATTCTGTCCATGGCCACCAACTACTGGATCCGCTACTCTGGGGGCCACAGTGGCCTGTGGCAGGAGTGCAGCGGGGGCACCTGCTCCAACATCTCCTGCCAGA CCATGCTGGCGGTGACCGGGGCGTGCATGGTGCTGGCGGCGGGCTGCAGCATCGTGGGCTTGGTGATGGGGCTGCGGATTCTGTGCCAGGAGGGCGACTCGCGGGGCCGGACCACAAGTGCCATCTTCTTCCTCTGCG GCCTGCTGCAGCTGATCGCCATGACAGGCTACACAGTGAAGAATGCAGGGAAAAACGACGTCTTCTTCTCCTGGTCCTGTTTTTCGGGGTGGCTGGCTTTACCCTTCTCTGTTCTCGCGG GCTTCTGCTTTCTGCTGGCGGACATGATCATGCAGAGCACGGATGCCATCAGTGGATTCCCCGTGTGCTTATGA